From the genome of Sphingobacterium sp. UGAL515B_05:
ATTGTACAAGTTTTTCCAAGTTATTTTATTCTTTCCAAATGTATAACCAAAATTCGCTAAAGCACCTAAATTAGTAGAGAACTTATATTGTTGGTCCCGATAATCATAGGTAAACCAATTACGTTCAATATTCGGAAGAATGTTCTGCGAATTCCGATAGTTCACAGAGAATAAGGCACCAAAACGACTATTATCTTCATATTGCTTTACGCGTCCCAAAGAAAACTGGTATGTTTGAGAAGGCAAAGCACTTTTTGTTTGAATACCAAAATCATTTGGAAGAGATTTTAGAGCTAGCCTTTGCCATTTTTGAGATAACTGTCCATCAACATCCGCTCGAGATGGAAAATTTTTAGCCAATTGACTTGATCCATCATCAAAACCTAAGTAATTCTGAACGTTCTTTTTAGTTTGCAAAAAATCTTTAAATGTCGACGCAGAATTATAACCATAGCCCAAGCCGAAAGAGACAAAATTTCGATCTGGAATATCTTTTGTAGAAATTTGAACTGCGCCCCCAGCAAAGTCTGCAGGAAGATCAGGTGTTGCAGTCTTCGAAATTGTAATTTTATCAATTAGGGCAGCTGGGATAATATCAAATGAAAAAGCGCGACGATTGGCTTCTGTACTTGGTAGTACCGAGCCGTCCATCATAGCAACATTATAGCGGTCACTTAAACCGCGAACGATGACAAACTTATTATCTTGAATTGTCGTACCACTGACACGACGTAGTGCTTCGGATGTATTTTTATCTGGCGATCTTCTAATCTGCTCACTTGAAATACCATCAGAAATCAATGCACTATTTTTTTGTTGCGAATATAATGCACCAATAGATTCTTTCTTAAAAGATCCCGTAACCACAACTTGATCTAACACCTGTCCTTCTGAATTATCAAGAACGATATCTAAATTGGTCAAATCATTCGCTTTAATCTCAACCTCGGTAACTTGCTTTGTCGAGTAACCAATATAAATATATTCTACAGTATATTTACCTGCCGGTAAAGCTGGAATACTGTACTTTCCGGATACATCAGAGCTTCCACCTCTTGATGTTCCTAAAATACGAACAGTTACTCCGGTGATTGTTTCACCAGTTTTACTGTTGGTAATAGTCCCCATTAACTTCCCACTACTCTGCGCATAAACTGTTGTAGATGCAGCTACTACAAGCGTCATGGCAGCAGCGATTCCTTTAAGTTGTAATTGTGGTTTCAATTTATTTGTTTTTTGTTTCTGCAAAGCTATTAGCAGAATATTAGATTAACATTAACAACAAATTACCATTACATCAATCAGTTGTTAATTTAATGTTACCCACCGCCTGTTTTTTGCGATTTTCAGTAAAAAAGAACATTTATCACCAGTTAGCGCAGTTTTTGAGCGACCTCATTAGTGACTATATTAATGAAGTGTAAGAAAATTATTAAGCATGTAATTTATTAACACAATTAGGCTACATTTATACTATATACCTCAATATGTGTCTTTACGTCGTACATATTGAGATGGTATATACATATTGAGGTAGAACAGTAGGAAATACAAGAGACGAAAGGCCTTTCATTGATAATTCCTAACTCTCCCCAGTAAATTGCTTTTTATATGCAATATAATTGCAATTATATTGCATATAAAAAGCAATTTATCTAAGTTTGAATATATTTTCAATTTCTGATCCTCATGAGCACTCCAATCGTATCGGCTACACAGTTATCATTTCAGTATCCTAATTCAACGCCAATTGAATTTCCAGATATTCACATCGAGAAAGGTCAGCATACGCTGTTATTAGGGGATTCGGGTTCTGGAAAAACAACATTACTTAATATATTAGGAGGTTTGTCCCGACCGGAGACAGGTCTGGTCAAAATAAATAACCAAGACCTATCCTTATTATCAAACAGCAAATTGGATCAGTTTCGTGCGCAATATATCGGATTTATATTCCAAGAAGCTCACCTCCTAAGAAATTTAACACTTTTGGAAAACATCAAGTTGGCACAGTCTTTAGCAGGAAAAAGAATAGACCTTAATGCAATACATTTCATATTGACGCAACTACAATTAGATCAAAAAAGTGCTGCGTACCCAAACGAATTGAGTCGCGGCCAATTACAACGTGCTGCTATTGCACGCAGCGTAATCAATAAACCAGCCCTACTTATTGCTGACGAACCAACTGCCGCTCTAGACGATAACAATACCTACAGGGTATTAGAACTGCTATTATCGATAGCTGACACTGCAGGGTCGACTTTATTGATAACAACACACGACAAGAGAATAAAAGATCAGTTCTCCAAAATGTACCTTTTAAAATAATTGTTTTACTTTAATTTACGCGTCACCCTTAGTTTTTAGAATTTGTTATGAACACGATACAATTGGTTTGGAAAAATTTAAGTAGGCAGTTTGGCTCGGTCTTTCTAAGCATTCTGTTAACGGCGTTTGGAATTTCCATCCTTGCCGTGCTTTCAATTACCGGAGAAACTTTTGAAAAGCAGCTTGACAATAACAGTAAAAATATTGATTTGGTTGTTGGCGCCAAGGGAAGCCCCCTTCAATTGATCTTATCAAGTATTTATCATATTGACAATCCAACCGGCAATATCCCACTGGACGAACTGGAACCATTACGCCAAAATCCCCTTGTTCAGCTTGCAGTGCCCCTATCTTTAGGTGACAATTTCAAAAGCCATCGCATTGTTGGAACAGATTCATCTTTCTTAGCTATTTATGAAACAGCAATAACTGAAGGCCGTATCTGGCAAAATAATTTTGAAGTAGTCATTGGTGATCAAGTTGCAAAAAAACAACAGCTCAAAATTGGCGATCAGATCCATAGTTCACATGGCTTGAGCAAAGATGGACATCATCATGACGAGCATCCGTTTACCATTGTTGGTATTCTAAAACATAACAATAACGTTACCGATAATTTAATACTGACCAATTTAGAAAGTGTTTGGGATGTACATGGCATTGCACATAAACATGAGCATCAAGAAACTGCAGTAGAGAAAGAATTACGCGAACGCCAAGAAGACCGGGAGGAAACCCTCAAAGCACATCTGCACCATCATGGTGAAGATATTGCAGAAAATTCATCTGCTCCAGCCGAAACGAACGAAAAAGGACATCAGGAGCAGGAAGACCATCATGAGCACGCAGAGGAAGGCATGTTTGTGAAGTCAATAGGTGCCGACATGGTAAAGCAGAATGGACTGGAAATAACCGCCATTCTACTAAAATATCAATCCCCTGCAGCAATCGGAATTTTGCCAAAATTGATTGATCAGCAAACAGACATGCAGGCCGCATCTCCCGCCATGGAAAGCACTCGTCTATTTTCGCTTTTAGGCGTAGGGATAGATTCTTTATCGATACTCGCTTATGTAATTATGTTTATTGCAGGTTTAAGCGTTTTTATCAATTTATATAACGCATTAAAGCAACGTAAATACGACCTTGCCATCATGCGTACGCTTGGAGCCTCCAAAGGAAAACTCTTTGCCATTGTGCTTCTTGAAGGACTAACCATTACGATTCTTGGTGGGTTAATCGGCCTTATAATGGCACATCTAGCGCTTTACTATATCAGTAATCAGACAAGTCAAAGCGCCGATTTTATAGAGGCCTTTACACTTCACCCGAAAGAACTCGTTTTCTTGTTTGTTGCTTGTTTAATAGGTATCTTAGCAGCACTTATTCCGGCGATCAAGGCCTACAGGACGAGTATTTCTGGAACACTATCAAATAAATAAATTTAACTAAGATCAGACAACGACAAAAAGATCGCAATAAGAAGAGTCGCTTATCCATTAGGCAGGAAAATGGAAAATTCAGACGAACAGCTTCTCGATACATAACAATAGCATAACACATGAAAAAAACACTGACAGTATTCTTATTTATAGTATTTTGTACCATACAATCCCAAGCCCAAATAGGTGGTAATCCGGATGTTCCCGATCATACACCTATGATGAACAAAACTTGGGAAGCAATTGATAAGATGGCTTATAAAGTAACTTATAATGGGGCAAAGAAAGTATATACTCCTTTCTATCCCAAAGAACTCAAAGCGCTTGAAAATAAAATTGTTGAATTACCTGGTTATATGGTTCCTCTTCATAGTGGTCGTAATCATAAAAACTTTATGATGTCTGTATTACCCGTGATGCAATGCCAATTCTGTGGATCCAACGGAATACCACCAATGGTTGAAGTAACATTAAAGGGCAATGCAATAAAATTCTCTGAGGATCCGATTAAACTAAAAGGAAAAATGATCTTTACCAAAGATCCGCTTAAGGGAAATGCTGAAATTCAGATTGTAGACGCAGAACCAATAAAATAAACTAGCGTCTATATTAAACCATTAAACGGGCTTTGCAGATCTCTCACAGCCCATTTACTGGGCCAGAGTCGTCTTTTATTCCCTATTATCTATTCATTAGGGAAACTTCCATACAAGCTGCTAAAGCAGCTGTTTCCGTCCTTAAGCGCGCTTCTCCCAACGAAATCGGATGAAATCCCATCTGTAGTGCCAAATCAATTTCCTCTTCAGAGAAATCTCCTTCCGGACCAATGAGGATAATATAATGCTGGGCAGGCTCCAAAACCTGGTTTAAATACTTCTTTTCAGCGTCAACACAGTGTGCAATTGCTTTTTGAACACCTTCTTTTGGGATTTCTCTCAAAAACTGTTTAAACGATACGGCTGGATTTAGCTTGGGAAGATAGGCTTTCAACGATTGTTTCATCGCTGCAACAACCACCTTATTTAGACGATCTAATTTCACCTCTTTTCGCTCAGAATGCTCACAGATAACTGGCGTTATTTCTTGAATGCCAACCTCAGTCGCCTTCTCCAAAAACCATTCGATGCGATCTATATTCTTCGTTGGACCAACAGCAATATGCAAATGATATTTTGGTCGCTGAAACTCCTCCTCAACAGTTAAGATCGTGAGAACAGTACGTTTGGGATGAGGGTCAATAATTTGAGCTTCGTACAAACCACCGCGACCGTCTATGAGATGTAGGCGATCACCAGTATCCATACGAAGCACACGAATAGCATGTTTACTTTCTTCTTCACTAAGGATAAAATTTTCTAATGAAGGGTTTAAATCCGGTGTAAAAAATAACTGCATGTGCTTTCGTTATTGTTTTATTCTTCTGTATCATCATCGGCCGATTCGACCAATTCCAATTTGACAAACTCTATGTTCTGCTGAGCCTTACGGATAATAGTGAATACGTAACCATATTCTTCTTTACGCTCACCGACTTCAGGAATCTTATCAAAGATTTCGCTCACCAGACCCGACATCGTATCGTAATCCTGACTCTCGGGTAATTCTATCGGGAGAAATTCATTCACATCATGAATACTAGCGCCTGCATCGACCATATATTCCGTTTCCGAGATACGTTCGACAACTGGAGTTTCCTCATCGTATTCATCCTGGATCTCACCAACAAGTTCCTCAACAATATCTTCAAGAGTAACCATACCCGCAGTCCCACCAAATTCATCCAGTACAATCGCTAACTGTAGACGCTTTTGCTGGAATTCAGCCATTAGATCATTGATCTTCTTCGTTTCAGGAATGAAATAAGGCTTGCGCATAATATTTCTCATGACAACCTCTTTTCCCTTAGCTAACAGGGGTAAAATATCTTTCGTATGGACAATACCAACGATTTGATCAATATTATCCTCATAAATTGGCAGACGAGAGTACCCTTCTTCAGTCATGGTTTCTATCAGCTCAGAGGCGTCAGCCGTAACCTCCACAGCCACAATTTTGGTACGAGGTACCATAATATTCTTAACGATACGTTCGTTAAAATCAAATACATTTTTGATCAACTCGTGCTCAGAAATATCCAAAGCACCAGACTCTTTACCTTTATCCAAAAGATATTGCAACTCTTCAGAAGAGTGCGCAGATTCCCCTTTGGTAACTTCAAATCCCAAAATCTTCAACAGAAAATTAGCGAAACCATTTAAAATCCAAATAAATGGTCTAAAGATAAAGTAGAAAAATTGCAGTGGAACCGCAATTTTCATTGTTGTTGCAACAGGTTTTTGAATCGCAATTGATTTAGGAGCGAGCTCTCCAAATACAATGTGTAACACGGTAATAATCGTAAAAGCCAATACATGACCAGCATTCGTCGCGATTGTACCCGTTAATTCTACACCGAAAAACCCTAGTGCCCCCTGCACAATTTGGGTCATTACAGCCTCTCCTACCCAACCTAAGGCCAATGAAGAAAGTGTAATACCCAATTGTGTAGCGGCCAAATAACCATCCAAATGCTCCGTTATACTTTTGGCTATTGTAGCAACTTTGCTACCTGTTTTTGCCTGAACTTCAATTTGGGAGACTCGGACCTTGACAATAGCAAATTCTGCCGCGACAAAAAAGCCGTTGGCCAATACTAAAAACAATGTCCAAAATATATCGAGCGCCATGCTTGGGGTTATTTGTTAACAAATTCTTTTTTGTACAACTCAATAGCCTCGATCAAGATTCTTTGTGCTTCTTCACGTCCCTTTACACCTTCAACAATGACATGCTTCTTTTCAAGTGCTTTATAACTCTCAAAAAATTGTACAATCTCCTTCATGGTATGCGGAGGTAACTGATCAATATCTTTGATGTAATTAAAAACAGGATCGTTTTTAGCTACCGCAATAATTTTATCATCTTGTTCTCCACCATCAACCATATTCATCACACCAATAACCTGTGCTTCAACCAACGTTAATGGTAAAATATCCACTGAACAAATGACCAAAATATCCAAAGGATCTTTGTCGTCACAATAAGTCTGTGGGATAAAACCATAATTGGCAGGATATACGACAGATGAACTCATCACTCTGTCCAAAAGCAACAAACCAGTTTCTTTGTCTAATTCATACTTTCCTTTGGATCCGTTTGTAATCTCAATGATAGCATTTACGGCATTTGGAACATTCTCACCTGGAGAAACCATGTGCCAAGGGTTTTGTTTACTCATTTTTTAATTTACTGTATATTTTGTTTGTTTCTTTTATCCTTAATACGTTTTTTCAACAACGTTATTGCAATTGGTAAAAATGCGATCACAATCATACCAACGACAACATATTCTACGTAATGTATAATCCAAGGGAACTCAATACCAAGGAAATATCCAGACAGGGTCAACACTAGTACCCAAATGGCAGCCCCTGCGACATTATACAGAACGAACTTCTTAAAATCTAATTTTACTACGCCTGCAAAGATAGGTGCAAAAGTACGAACAATTGGAACAAATCTTCCTATAATTAAAGCTGTTCCACCATATTTATGGTAAAATTCCTCGGCCATGACCACATATTTCCGCTTAAAGATAAAACTATCTTTTCGCTTAAATAGCATCGGTCCTGCTCGATACCCAAACCAATACCCTGTAAAATTCCCTAATACTCCCGCTATAAACAAGCCCAAACAGAGCGTGTATATATTAACGTCAATTTTATTTAATGCGCAAAATAATCCTGCAAGAAATAATAAATAATCACCAGGTAGAAAAAATCCAAAAAATAGGCCCGTCTCAGCAAATACAATTAAGATAACCAGATAAAACCCGCCTGAACTTAATAGCTCTTCCGGGTTTAATAATTGTTGAAATGACAACAAAAGTTCATGCATAACCTTTAGTAAAAATCAATGTTGCGTTCCTTTTTTAGAACAACTCCCACGCTTATCTCTGTACGAATTTGAAACAACAAAGTACAAATATAGCATTCTTCTAAAAAACGATCGTAAATCAAGTGTAATATAATCTTTCTAATTATTGATTTTGAGCAGTTATACTGACGATAGATTCGCGAATGGTTGTCGAAATCTGATGAAGTTCGTCCTCTGCCAAGCTCAATTTAGGTCCAGCAAAGTTTAAATCACTAATTTTATTAATCGGCACCAAATGTATATGTGCGTGCGCCACCTCCAAACCAACTACCGCTACACCGACTTTTACACAGGGAATTACCTTTTTAATGCCTTGAGCAACAATCTTAGCAAACACCCAAAGTGCCATATATTCATCATCTTCTATATCAAAAATGTAATCGGTCTCTTTCTTAGGAATCACAAGAACGTGCCCCTTAGCCAATGGACTGATATCCAAAAAAGCTAGAAAATCATTACTTTCTGCAACTTTGTAAGCTGGGATCTCGCCAGCAACGATTTTTGAAAAAATTGTCGACATATTATTCTAATCTTGGAATAAATCTTTTAAACAATAATCAGCAAACAACAGACTTTAAATTGCAAAGCCTCTGGTATGTCAGCAATTAAAGATTTAATTACCGATTTTTTCATACCCTGTTTTTGTACTGTCCAACAAATATAAACAAAAAAGGTCGCGATTGCTATATCACGACCTTCTTAATATAAAGTTAATTTGTGGATGTGCGGTTATGGCATACCGCACATAACCGACATATATTATCTTGAAATCTCTACGATCTCGAATTCAATTTTACCGGCAGGCACTTCAATAACAGCTGTATCACCTTTCGATTTTCCCAACAAACCCTGGGCAATAGGAGATTTAACTGAAATCTTGCCCGACTTCAAATCTGCTTCTGACTCCGCCACCAATTGATACGTCATTTCAGCACCATTCTTTTTGTTCTTGATCTTAACAATCGATAAGGCCAAAACTTTAGATGTATCCAATTTAGACTCATCAATTAAACGTGCTGTCGCCAATGTATTCTCCAAATTGGCAATTTTAGCTTCGTGAAGCCCCTGAGCTTCTTTAGCAGCATCATACTCTGCATTTTCTGACAAATCTCCTTTGTCTCTAGCCTCTGCAATAGCATTGGCAATTTTAGACCTTCCTTCCGTCTTCAGATAAGCCAATTCTTCTTTAAGCTTACGCAATCCTTCTTCCGTAAAATAAGTTACTTCTGCCATAATTTTATCTTTTTTCTTATTTTCTACTTTTTAAAAAAGAAACAAGACCATATTTCCCTCGTCAGGAAACATGGTCTTGCTTTGAATCTATACGAAGATAATAATTGTTTTCAACAAAACAAATTCTTACCCGTTAAATAAAATTAAATCTCTTCCTCATCAACAAATTTATATCCCAGCCCCCGAACTGTTTGTAAATAATGTGGCTTATCTGGATTTGTTTCGATCTTTTTCCTCAAACGAACCACATGCATATCCAACGTACGTGTGTTGACATTTGAGCTATAACCCCAAACAACCTCCATTAACTCCTCGCGTGTAATCTCCCGGCCTAGGTTTTGTAAAAAATGAAGCAAAATTCGGTTTTCCAAAATGGTCAACTCAACTTTCCTTCCATCACGTATTAAGGAATGAATATTCGGATGATGTTCCGTTTGGCCAAATTTATATACTTCGGGACTGTTCTTCGGTAAGAAAAATTTCACCTTATTATCGATCATAGCAATAAGCACATCCATGTTAAATGGCTTACTAATGTAATCAGTCACACCAAAGCTATAGGCTTCAATTTTGTCCACATCTTGAGATTTCGCTGTCATCATGATAATGATGTTCTCAAACCCGGCTTTACGGACATCTTCACAGATTTCGTTGCCTTCTTTTCCTGGAAGCATCCAATCCAACAAAACCACATCGGGTCTCTTTTCCAAGATCAAACTTTCCGCTTCATTCCCATTTCCACTTTGAATGACCTGATAGCCTTCGGATTCCAATCGATGTTTTACCAAGAACCGTAAGTTCTCATCATCTTCAATAACAGCAACAGTGATGTCTTTATTCATATTTAAATTTATTTTTTAAACCGGAAATACCAAGGTGAAGGTGGTCCCCTGTCCCAATTGACTTTTTACTGTAATATCACCGCCTATAAATTCGGTAATCTCTTTACAGAAAGCCAAGCCCAAACCGATACTTCCTTGCTGATTATATTGACTTTTTATTCTATAAAACTTTTTGAAGATGTTGTTAAACTCTGCCTTCTCAATACCTATTCCTTCATCCTTAAAAGTGATAACAAAATTCTTCTTGTTTTGTTGTATCGCAATATCTAAGATTTTATGCCCCGCTTTCGAATATTTATAGGCATTATCGATCATATTTTGAAACACACTACTTAACAGTACCGGATCCGCAAGCATTGATGTCCTTACATCAATTTTTGTGCTAATCTTGAAATCCGCATACTTTATTCTTGACGAAGCGACTAGATTTTCGGTAAATTCCTCCAAATCAACTTCTTCTTTATTTAATTTTATGGTTTTATTTTCGATCTGACTAAAAGACAACAGCTTATTCATCAAGTTATTTAATCGGTCCGCCTCCTGATCTAATATATTTCCATACATTTTCCGTTCTTCATCAGAGAGTACCTGTGCACTCTTAATATTATTGCCAGCAATTTTAATAACACTCACAGGCGTCTTAAACTCGTGGGTAAGATTATTGATGAAATCGTACTGCAATTTAAAAAGTCTTCCGTTAATTTCTAAATTTCTATAAATTAAATATAATATTGCAATCAAAATAATATAAATCAGGGATACTCCTCCCAATACCGGCCAAAAACTGCGATTTATCTCTTTTGACAGAAAACTTTTACTCGACCTAAAAAGAAGTTTGTAGTCTGCTAAGGCTCCAGGTAACGGCATCTCCGTTGAAATCTCGTCATTTTCCGGCGTGATCGGAGCACCAACCAGTGGGACTATTTCTACTTTCTCATAAAGATTTGAATAACTATTTTTTACTTCCAGATACATTGGATCAATCTGAAAATTGAACATATCCTGTTCATATCCGACAGTATGATCCAAATTACCTTCCATAATGGACTTATAAACTATTAAGTCATTGACCCTTGGAATATTCAGATAGGTAATCTGCCCCGGTCTTATGGTATAAAAAACCTTCAGAATATCCTTATCAGAAAGCTTGGCATTCGGTTGCAATTTATCGATATAAGTTGCCAGCTTCACACCAATATTATTAATCTCTTCGGAATGCAAGCCCATCTGTCCACGATCCCGAATCGTATTTTTATTCAGGCCAGACCTGGAAACGGTAAAAAAAGTGATGGTTTTCGGTTGAATTCTAAGGTTATTAACAATAAAACCATAATTCAAGTTATGATCATTATTAAATTGTAAATCAAAAAAACCAATTTCTCTAACGAACGGGTAGGAACTTAATATACTATATGCATATTTCCCAGCCTGAACTGAATCCAAAAAACCTTGATAAAAAGATACTTCAGGAATTCTATTCTGAAAAAAATCATTGAAAGGAACTAAGGTTTGATCAAATATCTCCGATTTCCGATTGGTAAATTCGTTCTTAATATGCGATTCTGTATAATTACGCGAAAGAAAAAGGGCAAATATATACAGACCACTAATCACGATGAAAAACATCAACAATAATCCGTAGTTTTTTCGATAGCTATATTTCTCTGCTTTCATAATCTCCCGTCCTTAGTCTATAAGATATTTAGCCAAAAATCGCTCCAACTCATTATAGTAACCAAAGACATTCTCGTCCCGTTTAAAAGTTCTATCCTCGTCCTCTTTTAGGATGTATTGTACGGGAATATTATTATTCTTTAATTTCTGTACAAATTGATTTGCATCTGTTACCGAACTAAACCGATCCTTTCCTCCCTGTACCAATAGCACCGGTATCTTTACTTTATCCGAATGAAATACAGGGGAAATATTTTTAAATAGCTCAGCCTCCCGAATCGGATTCCCAACTACTTGATACATTTTTTGCACATACGATTTAAAATATGGCGGTATATCTCTAAAGTAAGTGAACAGATTGGTATAACCGGAATAAGACACGGCACATTTATAAAGATCAGAATTAAAACAAGCAGCGTGTAGCGCCGAATAGCCTCCGAAACCTTTCCCTACAATAGCGACACGTTCCCGATCAGCAACTCCTTCTTTAATCAACCATTTCACCCCATCAGTAATATCATCCTGAATCTTCCCACCCCACTCCTTAAATCCCGCAGTCCAAAACTTCTTACCGAAACCGGTCGATCCTCTATAGTTCATCTGAAAAACCAAATAGCCCCTGTTCGCCAGAAACTGTGCTTCGTTATCGAATCCCCAAACCTCCCGTCCGTTAGGTCCATCGTGAGGCAATACAACCATAGGCAGATTTTTGCGATTGGAATGAATGGGATAAGTTAAATAACCCGAAATCTGAATACCATCTCTCGCGGTATAAGTGATATACTCATTTGGAGAAAGTTCTTTATCTTTTAGATCGGAATTATTATCTGTTAACTTCGTTAATTTTTGAGTCGAAAAATCATAAAAATAAATCCCGCCCGGATTTACGTCCGTATAGGTTTTGATAATGACCTTGTTCCCCGAAACATCAGTATTCAATACCTGAAACTCAAAGCCATCAATCTGCTTCGACAATTGGTCATATTTCTTTTTGGTAGTCTCATCAAAAAAATGTCTGTTCTGTCTTGATGTGCTATAATTGACAAATAACAGCTTATTCTGTTCAGTGAAATACCCCCCAGGGCTCACGTCAACATCTTTATGACTATATAGCTCGCCCAGCTCTCTTTGATTTACTAAATCATAACTTACCAAGGCCAGTTTATCCCGGTCTATATTGGATAAAGCATAAATGATGGCATTTGAACTATCCTTATAACCCAGTGGAGTAAAACTACTTTCAACATCACATCTTATAATCTCTTTAAATGGTTCTTTTTCTGAGCTT
Proteins encoded in this window:
- a CDS encoding response regulator transcription factor gives rise to the protein MNKDITVAVIEDDENLRFLVKHRLESEGYQVIQSGNGNEAESLILEKRPDVVLLDWMLPGKEGNEICEDVRKAGFENIIIMMTAKSQDVDKIEAYSFGVTDYISKPFNMDVLIAMIDNKVKFFLPKNSPEVYKFGQTEHHPNIHSLIRDGRKVELTILENRILLHFLQNLGREITREELMEVVWGYSSNVNTRTLDMHVVRLRKKIETNPDKPHYLQTVRGLGYKFVDEEEI
- a CDS encoding 16S rRNA (uracil(1498)-N(3))-methyltransferase, which gives rise to MQLFFTPDLNPSLENFILSEEESKHAIRVLRMDTGDRLHLIDGRGGLYEAQIIDPHPKRTVLTILTVEEEFQRPKYHLHIAVGPTKNIDRIEWFLEKATEVGIQEITPVICEHSERKEVKLDRLNKVVVAAMKQSLKAYLPKLNPAVSFKQFLREIPKEGVQKAIAHCVDAEKKYLNQVLEPAQHYIILIGPEGDFSEEEIDLALQMGFHPISLGEARLRTETAALAACMEVSLMNR
- a CDS encoding inorganic diphosphatase, whose protein sequence is MSKQNPWHMVSPGENVPNAVNAIIEITNGSKGKYELDKETGLLLLDRVMSSSVVYPANYGFIPQTYCDDKDPLDILVICSVDILPLTLVEAQVIGVMNMVDGGEQDDKIIAVAKNDPVFNYIKDIDQLPPHTMKEIVQFFESYKALEKKHVIVEGVKGREEAQRILIEAIELYKKEFVNK
- a CDS encoding hemolysin family protein — protein: MALDIFWTLFLVLANGFFVAAEFAIVKVRVSQIEVQAKTGSKVATIAKSITEHLDGYLAATQLGITLSSLALGWVGEAVMTQIVQGALGFFGVELTGTIATNAGHVLAFTIITVLHIVFGELAPKSIAIQKPVATTMKIAVPLQFFYFIFRPFIWILNGFANFLLKILGFEVTKGESAHSSEELQYLLDKGKESGALDISEHELIKNVFDFNERIVKNIMVPRTKIVAVEVTADASELIETMTEEGYSRLPIYEDNIDQIVGIVHTKDILPLLAKGKEVVMRNIMRKPYFIPETKKINDLMAEFQQKRLQLAIVLDEFGGTAGMVTLEDIVEELVGEIQDEYDEETPVVERISETEYMVDAGASIHDVNEFLPIELPESQDYDTMSGLVSEIFDKIPEVGERKEEYGYVFTIIRKAQQNIEFVKLELVESADDDTEE
- the greA gene encoding transcription elongation factor GreA, encoding MAEVTYFTEEGLRKLKEELAYLKTEGRSKIANAIAEARDKGDLSENAEYDAAKEAQGLHEAKIANLENTLATARLIDESKLDTSKVLALSIVKIKNKKNGAEMTYQLVAESEADLKSGKISVKSPIAQGLLGKSKGDTAVIEVPAGKIEFEIVEISR
- a CDS encoding DedA family protein, which encodes MHELLLSFQQLLNPEELLSSGGFYLVILIVFAETGLFFGFFLPGDYLLFLAGLFCALNKIDVNIYTLCLGLFIAGVLGNFTGYWFGYRAGPMLFKRKDSFIFKRKYVVMAEEFYHKYGGTALIIGRFVPIVRTFAPIFAGVVKLDFKKFVLYNVAGAAIWVLVLTLSGYFLGIEFPWIIHYVEYVVVGMIVIAFLPIAITLLKKRIKDKRNKQNIQ
- a CDS encoding HIT family protein, which encodes MSTIFSKIVAGEIPAYKVAESNDFLAFLDISPLAKGHVLVIPKKETDYIFDIEDDEYMALWVFAKIVAQGIKKVIPCVKVGVAVVGLEVAHAHIHLVPINKISDLNFAGPKLSLAEDELHQISTTIRESIVSITAQNQ
- a CDS encoding ABC transporter permease, producing MNTIQLVWKNLSRQFGSVFLSILLTAFGISILAVLSITGETFEKQLDNNSKNIDLVVGAKGSPLQLILSSIYHIDNPTGNIPLDELEPLRQNPLVQLAVPLSLGDNFKSHRIVGTDSSFLAIYETAITEGRIWQNNFEVVIGDQVAKKQQLKIGDQIHSSHGLSKDGHHHDEHPFTIVGILKHNNNVTDNLILTNLESVWDVHGIAHKHEHQETAVEKELRERQEDREETLKAHLHHHGEDIAENSSAPAETNEKGHQEQEDHHEHAEEGMFVKSIGADMVKQNGLEITAILLKYQSPAAIGILPKLIDQQTDMQAASPAMESTRLFSLLGVGIDSLSILAYVIMFIAGLSVFINLYNALKQRKYDLAIMRTLGASKGKLFAIVLLEGLTITILGGLIGLIMAHLALYYISNQTSQSADFIEAFTLHPKELVFLFVACLIGILAALIPAIKAYRTSISGTLSNK
- a CDS encoding ABC transporter ATP-binding protein — its product is MSTPIVSATQLSFQYPNSTPIEFPDIHIEKGQHTLLLGDSGSGKTTLLNILGGLSRPETGLVKINNQDLSLLSNSKLDQFRAQYIGFIFQEAHLLRNLTLLENIKLAQSLAGKRIDLNAIHFILTQLQLDQKSAAYPNELSRGQLQRAAIARSVINKPALLIADEPTAALDDNNTYRVLELLLSIADTAGSTLLITTHDKRIKDQFSKMYLLK